One window of the Streptomyces sp. ITFR-21 genome contains the following:
- the msrA gene encoding peptide-methionine (S)-S-oxide reductase MsrA, producing the protein MVAQTQKAVLAGGCFWGMQDLIRRQPGVVATRVGYTGGDVPNATYQRHGTHAEAVEIVFDPEQTDYRSLLEYFFQIHDPSTKNRQGNDIGLSYRSAIYYLDDEQKQVAEDTIADVDASGLWPGKVVTEVEPAGPFWEAEPEHQDYLERYPSGYTCHFPRAGWRLPVRQRG; encoded by the coding sequence ATGGTCGCGCAGACGCAGAAGGCCGTGCTCGCGGGCGGATGCTTCTGGGGGATGCAGGACCTGATCCGCCGGCAGCCGGGAGTCGTGGCCACCCGGGTCGGCTACACCGGGGGTGACGTGCCCAACGCCACCTACCAGCGCCACGGCACGCACGCCGAGGCCGTCGAGATCGTCTTCGACCCGGAGCAGACCGACTACCGGTCGCTGCTGGAGTACTTCTTCCAGATCCACGACCCGAGCACGAAGAACCGCCAGGGCAACGACATCGGCCTCAGCTACCGCTCGGCGATCTACTATCTGGACGACGAGCAGAAGCAGGTCGCCGAGGACACCATCGCCGACGTTGACGCCTCCGGCCTGTGGCCGGGCAAGGTCGTCACCGAGGTCGAGCCGGCCGGCCCCTTCTGGGAGGCCGAGCCGGAGCACCAGGACTACCTGGAGCGCTACCCGTCCGGGTACACGTGCCACTTCCCCCGCGCGGGGTGGCGGCTTCCGGTCCGCCAGCGCGGCTGA
- a CDS encoding MIP/aquaporin family protein, with amino-acid sequence MMARARGSGLIGELSAEFAGTMILILFGTGVVAQVAAGGGLTVPPGGLGNHDSIAWAWGLGVTLGVYLAARLSGAHLNPAVTVTLAAFRGFPWWKVAPYALAQTVGAFVAALLVRWNYTEVLAKFDPGHTVKTQTVFSTLPGNGSTTAGVHEWGAFRDQVIGTAILLILILAITDVLSTPPGANLGPLIIGLVVVAIGMAWGTDAGYAINPARDFGPRLASYITGYRSAWRDQWGNIYFWVPIVGPLVGGLLGGVFYKVFIGRFLPEAPPEPAGRAPASEPTA; translated from the coding sequence ATGATGGCACGTGCACGCGGTTCAGGACTGATCGGCGAGCTGTCGGCGGAGTTCGCCGGCACGATGATCCTGATCCTCTTCGGTACCGGCGTGGTGGCCCAGGTGGCCGCCGGCGGTGGTCTGACCGTTCCCCCGGGAGGGCTGGGCAACCACGACAGCATCGCCTGGGCATGGGGTCTCGGCGTCACGCTCGGCGTCTATCTCGCGGCGCGGCTGAGCGGCGCGCACCTCAACCCGGCGGTGACCGTCACGCTGGCGGCCTTCAGGGGCTTCCCGTGGTGGAAGGTCGCGCCCTACGCGCTGGCCCAGACCGTCGGCGCCTTCGTGGCGGCCCTGCTGGTGCGGTGGAACTACACCGAGGTGCTGGCGAAGTTCGACCCAGGCCACACCGTCAAGACGCAGACCGTGTTTTCCACGCTCCCCGGCAACGGCTCGACCACCGCGGGCGTCCACGAATGGGGCGCGTTCCGCGACCAGGTGATCGGCACCGCGATCCTGCTGATCCTGATCCTGGCCATCACCGACGTACTGAGCACCCCGCCGGGCGCCAACCTCGGCCCGCTCATCATCGGCCTGGTCGTCGTCGCCATCGGTATGGCCTGGGGCACCGACGCCGGCTACGCGATCAACCCGGCCCGTGACTTCGGCCCCCGGCTGGCGAGCTACATCACCGGCTACCGGTCGGCCTGGCGGGACCAGTGGGGCAACATCTACTTCTGGGTGCCGATCGTCGGCCCGCTGGTGGGCGGACTGCTCGGCGGCGTGTTCTACAAGGTCTTCATCGGACGCTTCCTGCCCGAGGCGCCGCCGGAGCCTGCCGGGCGGGCGCCCGCCTCCGAGCCCACGGCCTGA
- a CDS encoding roadblock/LC7 domain-containing protein, translated as MTVPASYEALVSVLKSLRERVMGINETVIATADGLLVAADTATAQPESVSALAAAGLGIGRRTAAEVGLGGLRDVVTRCAGGYVVVLAVGDNALLVILADEGLDLAGLYRSSPVAVEHLATLLAS; from the coding sequence ATGACCGTCCCGGCGTCGTACGAGGCATTGGTTTCGGTATTGAAGTCGCTGCGCGAACGGGTCATGGGCATCAACGAGACCGTGATCGCCACCGCGGACGGGCTGCTGGTGGCGGCCGACACCGCCACCGCCCAGCCGGAGTCGGTGTCCGCGCTGGCCGCGGCCGGCCTGGGCATCGGCCGGCGGACAGCCGCGGAGGTGGGCCTCGGCGGGCTCCGCGACGTGGTCACCCGCTGCGCCGGCGGCTACGTCGTCGTCCTCGCCGTCGGCGACAACGCGCTGCTGGTCATCCTGGCCGACGAGGGACTCGACCTCGCCGGCCTGTACCGCTCGTCCCCGGTGGCCGTCGAACACCTCGCCACCCTGCTGGCCTCCTGA